A window of Acidobacteriota bacterium contains these coding sequences:
- the rpmB gene encoding 50S ribosomal protein L28: MARVCDLCGKGPQFGNRISHAHNVTKRRWNVNLQLSRVQRPEGGTVKLRLCTDCIKSGKAAKPLRRQTKPAA, encoded by the coding sequence ATGGCACGCGTCTGTGATTTGTGCGGCAAAGGACCGCAGTTCGGCAACCGCATTAGCCACGCCCACAACGTGACCAAGCGGCGCTGGAACGTCAATCTCCAACTCAGCCGCGTCCAGCGCCCCGAGGGCGGCACCGTCAAGCTCCGCCTCTGTACCGACTGCATCAAGTCCGGCAAGGCCGCCAAGCCGCTTAGGCGGCAGACGAAGCCGGCCGCCTAA
- a CDS encoding DUF1648 domain-containing protein, giving the protein MATSALLPANPLPPARRSFRWASLGPFLILAATASLLHANWLLIPARFPVHWDLQGQVNGWATRNFWGVYGMLLLAALFCALDLFLGWATLHWAGHPRGAASPARRRNAAWALLACSYLLALAFSFVALLPLRGASLSAANALVIVPTVLIPCAAAIAVLVAWQSHPAGAHPRSSPPPEPHHQAHWVAGVVYYNPDDPSILVPKQFGFGYTLNFAHPLSWWLLGATGAAITVAMLLSSPH; this is encoded by the coding sequence ATGGCCACCAGCGCTCTCCTCCCCGCCAATCCCTTGCCGCCGGCGCGCCGCAGTTTCCGCTGGGCTTCTCTGGGTCCGTTTCTGATCCTCGCCGCAACCGCCTCGCTTCTCCACGCCAACTGGCTGCTTATTCCCGCACGCTTTCCGGTGCACTGGGATCTGCAGGGCCAGGTCAACGGCTGGGCTACCCGCAACTTCTGGGGCGTGTACGGCATGCTGCTGCTCGCCGCACTTTTTTGTGCTTTGGATCTCTTCCTCGGCTGGGCAACCCTGCACTGGGCCGGACACCCCCGCGGCGCCGCCAGCCCCGCCCGCCGGCGCAATGCCGCGTGGGCGCTGCTGGCCTGTTCCTACCTCCTCGCCCTGGCTTTCAGCTTCGTGGCCCTGCTGCCCTTGCGCGGCGCCAGCCTCTCCGCCGCCAACGCCCTCGTCATCGTGCCCACCGTGTTGATTCCCTGCGCCGCGGCCATCGCCGTCCTGGTGGCCTGGCAATCACACCCCGCCGGCGCCCACCCACGCAGCTCGCCCCCACCCGAGCCTCACCACCAAGCCCACTGGGTCGCCGGCGTGGTTTACTACAACCCCGACGACCCGTCGATTCTCGTCCCCAAGCAGTTTGGCTTCGGCTACACCCTGAACTTTGCCCATCCGCTGTCCTGGTGGCTACTGGGCGCGACGGGCGCTGCCATTACCGTGGCGATGCTCCTCTCCTCGCCGCATTAG
- a CDS encoding RidA family protein, which yields MPALETRSTVATPNAPAAIGPYVQAVRAGGFVFCSGQIALDPASGKLLEGDVRQQTERVLQNLKAVLEAAGSSLAGVVKSSVFLAEMGDFAAMNEIYAKAFPQNPPARSTVAVKDLPKGARVEIDVIALAG from the coding sequence ATGCCTGCTCTGGAAACCCGCTCCACCGTTGCCACTCCTAACGCTCCCGCTGCCATCGGTCCTTACGTGCAGGCCGTGCGCGCAGGTGGATTCGTTTTTTGCTCCGGTCAAATTGCACTCGACCCGGCCAGCGGCAAGCTGCTGGAGGGCGATGTGCGCCAGCAGACGGAGCGGGTGCTGCAGAACCTGAAAGCCGTGCTGGAGGCCGCGGGGAGCAGCCTGGCGGGCGTGGTGAAGTCGAGCGTGTTCCTCGCGGAGATGGGCGACTTTGCGGCGATGAATGAGATCTACGCCAAGGCGTTTCCGCAGAATCCACCGGCGCGGTCCACGGTTGCGGTCAAGGATCTGCCCAAAGGCGCGCGCGTGGAAATCGATGTGATTGCGCTGGCGGGATAG
- a CDS encoding DUF3887 domain-containing protein — protein METWFRRSGTVAAVIFLFFASAFAQAPDYAHIAKQAVTNLASANYDAVEQAMKPEMAQEVPGQILQLVWMHVVRRFGAFQQITGVTSKPVKEQQLVEVACQFAHGPVTVEWIINAQGQITGLHFQ, from the coding sequence ATGGAAACTTGGTTTCGCCGCAGCGGTACTGTCGCTGCCGTCATTTTTCTATTCTTTGCCTCAGCCTTCGCCCAGGCGCCCGACTATGCCCATATCGCCAAACAGGCGGTCACCAACCTCGCCTCGGCGAACTATGACGCCGTCGAGCAGGCAATGAAGCCGGAAATGGCGCAGGAAGTTCCCGGGCAAATCCTGCAGTTGGTCTGGATGCACGTGGTCCGGCGCTTCGGCGCCTTCCAGCAGATCACCGGCGTCACCAGCAAGCCCGTGAAGGAGCAGCAGTTGGTCGAAGTCGCCTGCCAGTTCGCCCACGGCCCCGTCACCGTCGAGTGGATCATCAACGCTCAGGGCCAGATCACCGGTCTGCACTTTCAATAA
- a CDS encoding bifunctional (p)ppGpp synthetase/guanosine-3',5'-bis(diphosphate) 3'-pyrophosphohydrolase, with the protein MEANRPLDDLGLLQRAFAYAARLHRNQQRRSGEAFILHPLAVASVLAEMEMDSTCVAAGLLHDAVEDTPATTEQLAHEFGTTVAHLVEGVTKIDRLEFQGPFRNDARQAENMRKMLLAMVDDIRVILIKLADRLHNMRTLQPLAPERQQAIARETMDIYAPLAHRLGMGKMRGELEDLAFSYLEPEAYARVQAAVESRRAGGEEFLRGVEQRVLAALGEHDIPARVEGRIKRNYSVHQKLERQRIAVDQVYDLLALRIITDSVRNCYAVLGVIHSAWTPVPGRIKDFIATPRANMYRSLHTSVIDASGQPFEVQIRTEEMHRMAEEGIAAHWKYKDGAAGATPAADDERLRWLRRLVEWQRDIADPAEFLAMLKVDLAPEEIYAFTPKGQILTLGRGACVVDFAYAVHTEVGHRASGARVNGRIVPLRYRLRTGDIVEVLTQPRHTPSRTWLGYVRTSRARQKIKHWFNIHERQRATEIGRRALEREARRFDVSVKSLTEAALERAGTELNLSKPAEVYAALGYGKISARQVLMKLVPVAERTPEQARRLQTPRRTPRARPGSPILVRGFSDLLVYRAACCSPVHGEPIVGYITRGRGVGVHCASCTNVRNLMYEADRRIEVAWAPDAAEPSEVKLQLHTDDNAGMLNAITNVISEQGANIRNAGAKTGEGRAVVDLSVDVRDAGVLEQILQGLKRVPGVYAVERVRGRGKLKTEG; encoded by the coding sequence ATGGAGGCCAACCGGCCGCTGGATGACCTTGGGCTGTTGCAGCGGGCGTTCGCGTATGCCGCACGGTTGCACCGCAATCAGCAGCGGCGGTCGGGCGAGGCGTTTATTCTGCATCCGCTGGCGGTGGCTTCGGTGCTGGCCGAAATGGAAATGGACAGCACCTGCGTGGCGGCAGGGTTGCTGCACGACGCGGTGGAAGACACACCGGCTACCACGGAACAATTGGCGCACGAGTTTGGGACTACGGTGGCGCATTTGGTCGAGGGCGTTACCAAGATCGACCGGCTGGAGTTTCAGGGGCCGTTCCGCAATGACGCGCGGCAAGCGGAGAACATGCGCAAGATGCTGCTGGCGATGGTGGACGACATCCGGGTCATCCTCATCAAGCTGGCGGACCGGCTGCATAACATGCGCACGCTGCAGCCGCTGGCGCCGGAGCGGCAGCAGGCGATTGCGCGCGAGACCATGGACATCTACGCGCCGCTGGCGCACCGGCTGGGGATGGGGAAGATGCGGGGCGAGCTGGAGGACCTGGCGTTCAGTTATCTGGAGCCGGAGGCCTACGCACGGGTGCAGGCGGCGGTGGAGAGCCGGCGCGCGGGCGGGGAGGAGTTCCTGCGCGGGGTGGAGCAGCGGGTACTGGCGGCGCTGGGTGAGCATGACATTCCGGCGCGCGTCGAGGGGCGCATCAAGCGCAACTACAGCGTTCATCAGAAGCTGGAGCGGCAGCGGATTGCGGTGGATCAGGTTTACGATCTGCTGGCGCTGCGCATCATCACCGATTCGGTACGCAACTGCTATGCGGTGCTGGGGGTGATCCACAGCGCCTGGACGCCGGTGCCGGGGCGCATCAAGGACTTCATCGCCACCCCGCGCGCCAACATGTACCGCAGCCTGCATACGTCGGTGATTGACGCCAGCGGGCAGCCGTTTGAAGTGCAGATTCGGACCGAAGAAATGCACCGGATGGCGGAAGAGGGGATTGCTGCGCACTGGAAGTACAAGGACGGCGCCGCCGGCGCCACGCCGGCGGCCGACGATGAACGGCTGCGCTGGCTGCGCCGGCTGGTGGAATGGCAGCGCGACATTGCGGATCCGGCTGAGTTTCTGGCGATGCTCAAGGTTGATCTGGCGCCGGAGGAGATTTATGCCTTCACGCCCAAGGGCCAGATTCTGACGCTGGGGCGCGGCGCCTGCGTCGTGGATTTTGCCTATGCGGTCCACACCGAAGTCGGCCATCGCGCCAGCGGCGCGCGCGTGAACGGCCGTATCGTACCGCTGCGCTACCGGCTGCGGACGGGCGACATTGTGGAGGTGCTGACGCAGCCGCGGCACACCCCCAGCCGGACGTGGCTGGGCTACGTACGCACTTCACGGGCACGGCAGAAGATCAAGCACTGGTTCAACATTCACGAGCGGCAGCGCGCCACCGAAATTGGCCGGCGCGCGCTGGAACGCGAAGCCCGGCGGTTCGATGTCAGCGTGAAGAGCCTGACCGAGGCGGCACTGGAACGGGCGGGGACGGAGTTGAACCTGTCCAAACCCGCGGAGGTGTACGCGGCGCTCGGGTATGGCAAGATTTCGGCGCGTCAGGTGCTGATGAAGCTGGTGCCAGTGGCCGAGCGCACGCCGGAACAGGCGCGGCGCTTGCAGACGCCGCGGCGCACGCCCCGGGCGCGGCCTGGCAGCCCAATTCTGGTGCGCGGCTTCAGTGACTTGCTGGTGTATCGGGCCGCCTGCTGTTCGCCGGTGCATGGGGAGCCAATCGTGGGCTACATCACGCGCGGGCGCGGCGTGGGCGTGCACTGCGCCAGTTGCACCAACGTGCGCAACCTTATGTACGAGGCCGACCGGCGCATCGAGGTGGCCTGGGCGCCGGACGCGGCCGAGCCCAGCGAGGTCAAGCTGCAGCTCCACACCGACGACAATGCCGGCATGCTGAACGCCATAACGAATGTGATATCCGAACAGGGCGCGAATATCCGCAATGCGGGGGCGAAGACCGGCGAGGGGCGGGCGGTGGTGGATCTATCGGTCGATGTGCGGGACGCCGGGGTGCTGGAACAGATTCTGCAGGGGCTGAAGCGGGTGCCGGGGGTTTATGCGGTGGAGCGGGTGCGCGGGCGCGGAAAACTGAAAACGGAGGGTTGA
- a CDS encoding TonB-dependent receptor, translating into MSCRHFARFSMRLMSVACLLLFATGMLMAQTTSTGAITGTVTDPSGAAVPNATVLLTQQATGSVTPAATTSTGKFTFTALPPGTYQLSAVAKGFSTSKQNVVVRVNQMTNAPFKLQIGSATQTVEVSSSAGTVQVDTTTAVVGGTITAEQIKNLPNIGRNFLALAQLQPGVQMIDGGNFDPTKNGFAGLSVQGAEGRTTEINVNGADITDQTVGTTTLNLASSSVHGFQVSQSSGDTSSDIGNTGQVNITTNHGSNDWHGEAFANYRSARFAANPTLTTVKPPFKQNQDGLSLGGPLVKNKLFFYVNGERYDRNAYSSVEMPDFPQYNGFFLTPAFEKDADARVDWTITPNFKMFYYFAHGSNRVVPPSVIGGTSLQPFTNEDVSNLHDISATYTHGRFTHTFHYDHLLFVNHIYSNPVAGAPNIPINIAFQDTGESFGPNLLSPQSTMQFDDEAKYDGSFYFGNHTVRYGVEYNHIANDVYAAFFASGPQVGPSVSNGPVNGGSASDITAYAPEFVVFANGQGYFSNLAVHGQPYGGVFNQRKSFYIADTWRAKSNLTINYGIHFERDPGEVNTDLVHPSVVGNAFPTLAHAANIPNNFSPTVGIAWDPSGKGSWVIRAGAGMYYQNNIWNNVMFERSNYISAAVAPAFPFTNGNKVLDAFGNCVFLCNGGSALTTQSIAQLTPTLLQVQTQLSASAAAFARSSAAATPTILGVPGQSAPGSNIGGNPLFDSTYRSPYAMQFNFGVQHQLMPGAVLSANFVENKGFDLLLQQDLNDVGAARYLNQAAAITAINAAASDLGTAQGATPQDTVQNMLNAAAKGQTYVPCGSCAATPITNPIIQSELLGNSSGVSLGSGTNTAIGSPSFAFGGRNPNFGNMTTYRNGAVSEYRALQMELRLENFAGFGAMHISSLTVSYALGRLDANQFSGSFGGGAGNNDNPRFYYGPEGYDRTSQLSVGGVFNLPWGVRFATVNHFDTGFPVTPRLGDTGSGPGKIFQTDFYGSGSTGNILPGSNLGAFNRTLGSPQALQAAITNYNASEALTDTPAGEALLSAGLMNQSQLSALDLVKPYINVQVNPQQIMPDAFMDTDLTLAKDIKMGDRFTLTPEIDVFNLFNVGNYDPPGNVMGGSLGVGYSPATAGNYGSPDSLTNTTRLGQFNKYGLNTGTFASGIPRAFQGRISFVF; encoded by the coding sequence ATGAGTTGTCGCCACTTCGCTCGCTTTTCCATGCGCCTGATGAGTGTGGCTTGCCTGCTGCTGTTCGCAACCGGCATGCTGATGGCGCAAACCACGTCTACCGGAGCCATCACCGGAACCGTCACTGATCCCAGCGGCGCCGCGGTGCCCAACGCCACGGTGCTGTTAACGCAGCAAGCTACGGGGTCCGTCACCCCCGCCGCCACCACCAGCACCGGAAAGTTCACCTTCACCGCCCTCCCGCCCGGCACTTATCAGCTCTCCGCCGTTGCCAAGGGCTTTTCCACCTCCAAGCAAAATGTCGTCGTGCGCGTGAACCAGATGACGAACGCGCCCTTCAAGCTCCAGATTGGCTCGGCCACGCAGACGGTCGAGGTCAGTTCTTCCGCCGGCACCGTCCAGGTCGATACCACCACCGCCGTGGTGGGCGGCACCATTACCGCCGAGCAGATCAAGAACCTGCCCAACATCGGCCGCAACTTCCTCGCCCTGGCGCAACTGCAGCCCGGCGTGCAGATGATTGATGGCGGCAACTTCGATCCCACCAAGAACGGCTTCGCCGGATTGTCCGTGCAGGGCGCCGAAGGCCGCACCACGGAAATCAATGTCAATGGCGCCGACATTACCGATCAGACCGTCGGCACGACCACCCTCAATCTCGCCTCCAGTTCGGTTCATGGGTTTCAGGTGAGCCAGTCCTCGGGCGACACCTCTTCGGACATCGGCAACACCGGCCAGGTCAACATCACCACCAATCACGGCAGCAACGACTGGCACGGCGAAGCCTTTGCCAATTACCGCAGTGCACGCTTCGCCGCCAACCCGACGCTGACCACCGTCAAGCCGCCGTTCAAGCAGAACCAGGATGGCCTCTCCCTGGGCGGTCCGCTCGTCAAGAACAAATTGTTCTTCTATGTCAACGGCGAACGCTATGACCGCAATGCCTACTCGTCGGTGGAAATGCCGGACTTCCCGCAGTACAACGGTTTCTTTTTAACCCCCGCGTTTGAAAAGGACGCCGACGCCCGCGTGGACTGGACCATCACGCCCAACTTCAAGATGTTCTACTACTTCGCGCACGGCAGCAATCGCGTCGTGCCTCCATCGGTGATTGGCGGCACCAGCCTGCAGCCCTTCACCAACGAGGACGTCTCTAACTTGCACGACATTTCGGCTACCTATACCCATGGCCGCTTCACCCACACTTTCCATTACGACCACCTGCTGTTCGTCAACCACATTTACAGCAACCCGGTCGCCGGCGCGCCCAATATTCCGATCAACATTGCCTTCCAGGATACGGGCGAGTCGTTCGGGCCGAATCTGCTTTCCCCGCAGAGCACCATGCAGTTTGACGATGAGGCTAAGTACGACGGCAGCTTCTACTTCGGCAATCACACCGTGCGCTACGGCGTGGAGTACAACCACATCGCCAACGACGTCTATGCGGCCTTTTTCGCTTCTGGGCCGCAGGTCGGCCCCTCGGTGAGCAACGGTCCGGTCAACGGCGGCTCCGCCAGCGACATCACCGCTTATGCGCCGGAGTTCGTCGTTTTCGCCAATGGACAGGGCTATTTTTCCAACCTGGCGGTTCATGGCCAGCCCTATGGCGGCGTCTTCAACCAGCGCAAATCGTTCTATATTGCCGACACCTGGCGGGCGAAGTCGAACCTGACCATCAACTACGGCATCCATTTCGAGCGCGATCCCGGCGAAGTGAACACCGATCTGGTACACCCCTCGGTGGTCGGCAACGCCTTCCCCACCCTGGCTCACGCCGCCAACATTCCCAACAACTTCTCCCCCACCGTGGGCATCGCCTGGGACCCGAGCGGTAAGGGGAGCTGGGTCATCCGCGCCGGTGCGGGCATGTACTATCAGAACAACATCTGGAACAACGTCATGTTCGAGCGCTCCAACTACATCAGCGCCGCAGTCGCCCCAGCCTTCCCCTTCACCAACGGCAATAAGGTGCTCGACGCCTTTGGGAATTGCGTCTTCTTGTGTAACGGTGGCAGCGCGTTGACTACCCAGTCGATTGCCCAGCTCACGCCAACCTTGCTGCAGGTGCAGACGCAGTTGTCCGCCAGCGCGGCGGCATTCGCGCGGAGCAGCGCCGCGGCAACACCGACCATCCTGGGCGTGCCCGGGCAGAGCGCCCCTGGCTCGAACATCGGCGGCAATCCCCTGTTTGACAGCACCTACCGCTCGCCCTATGCAATGCAATTCAACTTTGGTGTGCAGCATCAGCTAATGCCCGGCGCCGTGCTGTCCGCGAACTTCGTCGAAAACAAAGGCTTTGACCTGCTGTTGCAGCAGGATCTGAACGACGTGGGCGCGGCGCGCTACCTGAATCAGGCGGCGGCGATCACGGCCATCAACGCGGCGGCCTCGGATCTCGGCACCGCCCAGGGGGCTACCCCTCAGGATACGGTGCAGAACATGCTCAACGCCGCGGCCAAGGGACAGACCTATGTCCCATGCGGAAGCTGTGCGGCCACACCGATCACCAACCCGATCATCCAAAGCGAGTTGCTGGGCAACAGCAGCGGCGTTTCGCTCGGCTCGGGCACCAACACCGCCATCGGTTCGCCCAGCTTTGCCTTCGGCGGACGCAATCCCAACTTTGGGAATATGACCACCTACCGCAATGGCGCGGTCTCCGAGTACCGCGCGCTGCAAATGGAACTACGGCTGGAGAATTTCGCCGGCTTCGGTGCCATGCACATCAGCAGCCTGACCGTGAGCTACGCCCTGGGACGGCTGGACGCCAATCAGTTCTCTGGCTCCTTCGGCGGCGGCGCGGGTAATAATGACAATCCCCGCTTTTACTACGGTCCGGAAGGGTATGATCGCACCTCGCAACTGAGCGTCGGCGGCGTCTTCAACCTGCCGTGGGGCGTGCGTTTCGCTACGGTAAATCACTTTGATACCGGCTTCCCGGTTACGCCGCGCTTGGGCGATACCGGCTCCGGACCAGGGAAGATCTTCCAGACTGACTTCTACGGCAGCGGCTCCACCGGCAACATCCTGCCGGGCAGCAACCTGGGCGCCTTCAACCGCACCCTCGGTTCGCCGCAAGCTCTGCAGGCGGCGATTACCAACTACAACGCCTCCGAGGCGTTGACGGACACTCCGGCAGGCGAGGCCCTCCTCTCCGCCGGCCTGATGAACCAGTCGCAACTCTCCGCGCTGGATCTGGTCAAGCCCTACATCAACGTACAGGTCAATCCCCAGCAGATCATGCCGGATGCCTTCATGGATACCGACCTGACCTTGGCCAAGGACATCAAAATGGGCGACCGCTTCACGCTGACGCCGGAAATTGATGTCTTCAACCTGTTCAATGTCGGCAACTATGATCCTCCGGGCAACGTCATGGGCGGCTCGCTGGGCGTGGGTTACAGCCCCGCCACGGCCGGGAACTACGGCAGCCCCGATTCGCTCACCAACACCACCCGGCTCGGCCAGTTCAACAAGTACGGCCTGAACACGGGTACGTTTGCCTCCGGCATTCCCCGCGCCTTCCAGGGCCGCATCAGCTTCGTCTTCTAA
- a CDS encoding MBL fold metallo-hydrolase: MVLVFLDINAADYIRDPLTIRRTLGIADGAHRVQVVDPQRTARRRCALRAGQRGRGQQSSEKREGGFVPFVHGREYNPSCPPGRGPLVEPLTIIRIVHASVLIQFGACSVLTDPWFAERPGHHHGEPLGLRLADLPQLSAVVCSHNHFHHFDMQSFAQYRDRGVPMIVNRGMEKPARRAGFSNIFPLEPWRSVTLGPLRVSATPSRHGVPDNTYVLHCGGRRVFFAADSLGVAEARNLTERYSHPDVALLPIQGLRLPFWFNHQLVMNPQQAAAIAGLLQPRFAVPTHYRLSYSGFRDRFLFQTRGSLQAFAAAMAAAAPQTQVRVLAPGEPLVID; the protein is encoded by the coding sequence CTGGTGCTTGTCTTTCTTGACATTAATGCTGCTGACTACATACGCGACCCACTGACCATCCGGCGAACATTGGGGATCGCGGACGGAGCGCACCGCGTTCAGGTCGTTGATCCGCAGCGGACGGCGCGCCGCCGGTGCGCTTTGCGCGCCGGCCAGCGTGGCCGCGGTCAACAGTCCAGTGAGAAGCGCGAGGGTGGGTTTGTACCTTTTGTCCATGGCCGTGAGTATAATCCAAGCTGCCCCCCGGGGCGAGGACCTCTTGTGGAACCGCTCACCATCATCCGCATCGTCCACGCCAGCGTACTCATTCAGTTCGGAGCTTGCAGTGTGCTTACCGATCCCTGGTTCGCCGAGCGCCCCGGGCACCACCATGGCGAGCCCCTGGGCCTGCGCCTGGCCGATCTGCCCCAGCTATCTGCCGTAGTCTGCAGTCACAATCATTTCCACCATTTTGATATGCAGAGTTTCGCCCAATACCGTGACCGGGGCGTACCCATGATCGTGAACCGGGGCATGGAGAAGCCGGCGCGTCGGGCTGGCTTCAGCAATATTTTTCCGCTGGAACCCTGGCGCTCGGTGACCCTGGGACCACTGCGCGTCAGCGCCACCCCCTCCCGCCACGGCGTCCCCGATAACACCTACGTCCTCCACTGCGGCGGACGGCGCGTCTTTTTCGCGGCCGACTCCCTGGGCGTGGCCGAAGCCCGCAACCTGACCGAACGCTACTCCCACCCCGATGTGGCCCTGCTGCCCATCCAGGGCCTGCGCCTGCCCTTCTGGTTCAACCACCAACTGGTGATGAACCCCCAGCAGGCGGCGGCGATTGCCGGCCTCCTCCAGCCCCGCTTTGCCGTGCCCACACATTACCGGCTCTCCTACAGCGGCTTTCGCGACCGTTTTCTTTTCCAGACCAGGGGCAGTCTCCAGGCCTTTGCCGCCGCCATGGCCGCCGCGGCGCCGCAGACGCAAGTGCGCGTGCTGGCGCCCGGCGAGCCTCTGGTCATTGATTAA
- a CDS encoding endonuclease MutS2 → MTASDRALAPGAAPPDAEAVLALLAAYLATPLGGEALAALRFYRDREELERLQRRWSEAAVWRRERGAFPFAALGDPRPLLEDAAAGTLDGPALVQIAAFAEQTGSLRANLLDAAGQDPRESWPLLAELAEGLPRLDALAQGLRRALLPSGEVSDEASPELARLRRQLGRQRQLIESALGREMQKLGSGGDGALQDTLITVRNERFVLPVRAEARRRAPGVVHGASSSGQTVFVEPLETIELNNEAIRLREAEQAEQRRILRELSRQVAAAAPQIASAAGVCGALELEAAKARFAEDYAATRAEFGEALELRQARHPLLVATLRGQADRAVVPLTLRLAPERMLIVSGPNTGGKTVVLKTVVVAAWMAQCGLPVCAGGAELPVFDALWADIGDVQSIQQNLSTFSSHLVHIRGILEAVTPASLVLLDELGTATNAAEGAALAIEIGAWLRERGCWTLISTHHDSLKAWASQQPGAVANGSVAVDPVTLAPSYQFRMGVPGVSAGLDMAERLGLPAAIIAGARGRLSREQVEAAEYLQKLQENLAAAEEQLRGLEARERAVGAREQALAAHDRTWQQKQMASLRAEMERRFAAFAEAGDRRWQHELEELKASLTAAQQRKLAAARSRQRREAAEAWQAESAAALGEESAAASSRPEVHPGDPVRLRGSRALARVLRRLADGGYEVAAGAVRMQVGAAEIEAVSPPARPAAASAADPDRLTPATLELNLIGLRADEAEARLDKFLDAALLAGAEQVRIVHGAGFGVLRKLVADALRAHPQVARFAHPPQNQGGTGVTLAELK, encoded by the coding sequence ATGACCGCCTCCGATCGCGCGCTGGCGCCTGGCGCCGCCCCGCCCGACGCGGAGGCGGTGCTGGCGCTGCTGGCGGCGTATCTGGCGACGCCGCTGGGCGGGGAAGCGCTGGCGGCGCTGCGTTTTTATCGCGACCGAGAGGAACTGGAGCGGCTGCAGCGGCGCTGGAGCGAAGCTGCGGTTTGGCGGCGGGAGCGTGGGGCGTTTCCGTTTGCGGCGCTGGGGGATCCGCGTCCGTTGCTCGAAGACGCGGCGGCGGGCACACTTGACGGTCCCGCGCTGGTCCAGATCGCGGCATTCGCCGAACAAACGGGGTCGCTGCGGGCCAACCTTCTCGACGCCGCCGGGCAGGATCCACGCGAAAGCTGGCCGTTGCTGGCCGAATTGGCGGAAGGGTTGCCGCGGCTGGACGCGCTCGCGCAAGGGTTGCGGCGGGCGCTGTTGCCGAGCGGCGAAGTGAGCGACGAGGCTTCGCCTGAACTTGCCCGGTTGCGCCGGCAGCTTGGGCGGCAGCGGCAGTTGATTGAAAGCGCCCTGGGGCGGGAAATGCAGAAGCTGGGCAGCGGCGGCGATGGGGCCCTGCAGGACACACTGATCACGGTGCGCAACGAGCGCTTCGTGCTGCCGGTGCGGGCGGAGGCGCGCCGCCGCGCCCCGGGGGTGGTACACGGCGCCAGTTCCAGCGGGCAGACGGTGTTCGTCGAGCCGCTCGAAACCATCGAGCTCAACAATGAAGCCATCCGGCTGCGGGAAGCCGAACAAGCCGAGCAGCGGCGCATTCTGCGCGAGCTGAGCCGGCAAGTCGCCGCTGCCGCGCCGCAGATCGCGAGCGCGGCCGGCGTTTGCGGCGCCCTCGAGCTGGAAGCGGCCAAGGCGCGGTTTGCGGAGGACTACGCCGCCACCAGGGCGGAGTTCGGCGAGGCGCTGGAGCTGCGGCAGGCGCGGCATCCGCTGCTGGTGGCCACGTTGCGGGGGCAGGCGGATCGCGCCGTCGTCCCGCTCACGCTGCGGCTGGCGCCGGAACGCATGCTCATCGTCAGCGGCCCTAATACCGGCGGCAAGACGGTGGTCCTCAAGACGGTGGTGGTCGCGGCCTGGATGGCGCAATGCGGTTTGCCGGTGTGCGCCGGCGGCGCGGAGTTGCCGGTGTTTGATGCTCTCTGGGCCGATATTGGCGACGTGCAGTCGATTCAACAAAACCTGAGCACATTCTCCAGCCACCTGGTACACATTCGCGGGATTTTGGAGGCGGTGACGCCCGCCAGCCTGGTGCTGCTCGACGAATTGGGCACGGCCACGAATGCGGCGGAAGGCGCGGCGCTGGCCATTGAAATTGGCGCATGGCTGCGGGAGCGCGGCTGCTGGACGCTGATTTCGACGCACCATGACAGTCTGAAAGCCTGGGCCAGCCAGCAGCCGGGCGCGGTGGCCAACGGTTCGGTTGCGGTCGATCCGGTGACGCTCGCGCCCAGCTATCAATTTCGCATGGGCGTGCCCGGGGTGTCGGCCGGGCTGGACATGGCGGAGCGCCTGGGGCTGCCGGCCGCGATTATCGCCGGCGCCCGCGGGCGGCTGTCGCGCGAGCAGGTGGAGGCGGCGGAGTATCTGCAGAAGCTGCAGGAAAACCTGGCAGCAGCCGAAGAACAGCTCCGCGGTCTGGAGGCGCGGGAGCGCGCGGTCGGGGCGCGGGAGCAGGCGCTGGCGGCGCATGACCGCACCTGGCAGCAGAAGCAAATGGCGAGCCTGCGGGCAGAGATGGAGCGGCGGTTTGCGGCGTTTGCCGAGGCGGGCGACCGGCGCTGGCAGCACGAGCTGGAGGAGCTCAAGGCCTCGCTCACCGCCGCGCAGCAGCGCAAGCTGGCGGCGGCGCGCTCGCGCCAGCGCCGCGAAGCTGCCGAAGCCTGGCAGGCTGAATCGGCGGCGGCGCTGGGGGAGGAATCGGCGGCGGCGTCTTCACGGCCGGAGGTGCATCCCGGCGATCCGGTGCGGTTGCGTGGCTCGCGGGCGCTGGCCCGCGTCCTGCGGCGGCTCGCCGATGGGGGCTACGAAGTGGCTGCCGGCGCGGTGCGGATGCAAGTTGGAGCCGCCGAGATCGAGGCCGTGTCACCGCCGGCGCGGCCCGCGGCGGCCAGCGCTGCGGATCCGGACCGGTTGACGCCGGCGACGCTGGAGCTGAACCTCATTGGCCTGCGCGCGGATGAGGCGGAAGCGCGCCTGGACAAATTTTTGGACGCGGCGCTGCTGGCGGGCGCTGAGCAGGTACGCATCGTACACGGCGCCGGGTTCGGCGTGTTGCGCAAGCTGGTCGCCGACGCGCTGCGCGCGCATCCGCAGGTGGCCCGCTTCGCACACCCGCCGCAGAACCAAGGCGGCACCGGGGTTACCCTGGCAGAGCTCAAATAG